One Streptomyces sp. NBC_00102 DNA segment encodes these proteins:
- a CDS encoding TetR family transcriptional regulator, with amino-acid sequence MTADARSPALPLTADQRARRARILDATAELAGKGGFEAVQMREVAEAAHVALGTLYRYFPSKAHLLVATLHDRLRLLRTTAAEHPPAGRTPGERAAATLLRAFGSLRREPELADAMLRAWAFADRSVRAEVDAVSRLVTEIVLDAAGLTDPDAGQLSAVRVVEHTWHCTLTSWLSGRAPAAQVRTDVETVCRLLDPAPSR; translated from the coding sequence ATGACCGCCGACGCCCGGTCTCCGGCGCTCCCCCTCACCGCGGACCAGCGGGCCCGCCGCGCACGCATCCTGGACGCCACGGCGGAACTCGCCGGGAAGGGCGGATTCGAGGCCGTGCAGATGCGCGAGGTCGCGGAGGCCGCCCACGTCGCCCTCGGCACCCTCTACCGCTACTTCCCGTCCAAGGCGCACCTGCTGGTCGCCACCCTGCACGACCGGCTGCGGCTGCTCCGCACCACGGCGGCCGAGCACCCGCCGGCCGGGCGCACTCCGGGCGAGCGGGCCGCCGCGACGCTGCTGCGCGCCTTCGGGTCGCTGCGCCGCGAACCGGAGCTCGCGGACGCCATGCTGCGGGCATGGGCGTTCGCCGACCGGAGCGTGCGCGCCGAGGTGGACGCGGTCTCCCGGCTGGTCACGGAGATCGTCCTGGACGCCGCGGGGCTGACGGACCCGGACGCCGGACAGCTGTCGGCGGTGCGGGTGGTCGAGCACACCTGGCACTGCACCCTCACCTCCTGGCTCTCCGGCCGTGCCCCGGCCGCACAGGTGCGGACGGACGTCGAGACGGTCTGCCGGCTGCTCGACCCCGCGCCCTCCCGTTGA